Below is a window of Populus trichocarpa isolate Nisqually-1 chromosome 3, P.trichocarpa_v4.1, whole genome shotgun sequence DNA.
tttttagagaactAATTGAAGACCTTACCTCATTCTAAGATTGCGTTTAATATTATGGTAGTTTTTGtggttatggttttaaaaaaatcaagttttattttggttgattgaattaaattatgtgtttgattgaagttattattatataaaaaacaattaaaagatatttggttaaaactgttgtTGAAAgtgttgttaataataaaatgactaaaaaaatatagttttgtaGTTTTGTATTATGTTATTGTACACTGaattattaataagttattaatACAACAATgcaacattaaaattaattatatttttattgtttcattaattaCCTTTTTGTTAAAGATTTTGCTAAAGTGtagtaaattatttattaagagcTCATTCTGGCATGTGTATTGTCAAtggttctctcttttttgttttgtcggCAAAGACAAATTGAAAGAAAGGTAAAGGCTAAGGTTATTTTGGTCTCACTGTATTTTCAAcggtttttttctctgttttgaaaaaaaaaagcttgcaaagataaattaataactGTGATCAGGAAAAGCAGGTTAAAAAGTTGCTTCGTAATAACTGAGGTCATATTATTTAAACCACAACTTCTTATAATTAACCAaacactatatatttttatggtttaaaaaaaaaaaaaagtaaacgcAAACTCATTTTTCTAACTGccgtgtttgatattgtggtattttttatagttgtacttttaaaaaaattattttataaaagtatttttggttaaggttggtttgatatttatatatgtttggttaaaactatggttgaaattgagattgaacaaaaagtagtttaatgtgtttggttaataatgcttttgaaattgaggttataaaataattttaaaaaatatatattaatattgatggtttttaatttaaatattgtagatttaattattcctattatatcatgaaataaataatactttatataaaatatattttattgttcagttaaactatctacaattcaaTCACGTAtaaaatacatccgacaaggtctataattttcttggtttcttaagtacacaacaacatcaggtaaaatataattaggaacaaaattggcattgcgatcaaattctgcaaatgctacgtcatcaagcgatctccgtctaatttatgtagtgtcattgaataatgttaaacactagttttttaaataaaacacaattaaaaataaaaaataaaatttaattttattttactaggtcGGACCCGATTCAATACATTTAGCTTTAGACTGGATCCGGTCCGACCGGAACAGTAGAgacatgctccactgttcacgtgaacagtgggcATTGTACTGCTTTCAGTGATCTTGTGTTTTCAAAGCATATACTGATAGAACCCATGAACagtgaattgagttttattaattaccaaatatttttgatttactTAAAAAACAGAAGCAACCATGAAAACAAACGCGCTCATCTGAAAGGAGTGACGGTCCTATAAGCTTGGTTGGAGTTAACATTTTCAATCCTTTCgtttataaacttgaaaaaaaaaaaaagagagggaaaatgaCAACACAAATATAAAGCGAATTCAGTAGAACAAAGCTAGTATAATAATGGGAAAAAGCACTACAATTTTGTGGgtcaaaacacacacacacacacacacacacacacacacacacacacacatatatatatatatatatatatatatatagactcaAGCATCGATCTCatacatgttaaaataaaaactggTGTATAGAAAAAAATCCTGCAAATCATGGGCACAAGAtcattataatgaaaaaaatgtaatatacAAGGTTGATaagaatatgataattaatagaccttttaaatacaataaattaactGCAGAAGTTATTGGCTTCATAAAGCTAATTACCTTCTGAAATATAACGTATTTTTAGTCAACTCTTTTAATTACCTTCTGaaataaaactcatttttagTCAACTTTTTAATAGTACTAGAAAAAGAGGGGAGTTATTAACTCTATTTCTAGGGGATGTATAGGGACAAAATTACATCTTTATGGATACTCGACCACTAAATCCCTTCTGATTTGATGGAAGTGGGTAGGTGGGGTAGTTTTTcaccataaataaatatttttgctcacaaaaaaaaataaaattatagagaaaaattaatgcatttttattccCCTTCTCCATAACATAGCTATAAAcatatttatagttttaatctTTCATCAAACTTATTTCTTAGAGTGCTTATTAGTTTGACCCCTTAAtgaattctttatatttttacattgcatttgtttatatattgtaTTCTCAAACCATAATTGTTGTTATGTCATTTGGaccttataaaaattgattttccttaaattcttttatattcaaaagacaaaatactaaaaattaataaaacttgaaaatccCCTTATCATCCCTCCCAATTACTTTTCTATCAGAGAATTtaacaaatttaacaaatatttcaatttaacaactcaatatttcaatttcataaagtATTGTTAAGGAAATAATCAAGGTAAatattcttgattattttctaatcaataaaagaaagagatcaATGAATTAAATAACTCAATACAGTTAGTAAATTATTTCATTCATCCAATCAAAGGAGATGAAAAAGCTTTTTCTATAATATGTTTTATTCTATTTCTTTTGTATCTTGTTGGGTGACTATATAAATTCTATATGAGATGATTGTAagcatataatataattaccgaATAATATCTTTCTcttctattataatttttttctttgtatcttcaatgatttttattttcaattaaatattttatttactatcaTTTTTCAATGATACATCAACTCTTGATAAGGAGATTAAACCTCAATATCACATGAATGACCAAATGACatccaaagaataaaaaacaaatataggtgTAAGATGACAAAGCCCTACAAGAGAATTGAGATcttgaatcaataaaaaaaaaaaaaaacaagaggaacTTAGTGCAAGTTGATAAATTCTTGCACAAGAGATGAGGTGGTGCAAAAGAGaccaccataaaaataaaagaaagagagcatTTTTCCTAAAGAAGGCATCAGTCTAATGAAGGGTGAGccaaaatagaattaaaaaatcaaatcttgaaaAGAGATATTTGGCTAGAGAAATGTGGCTAAGAATAATCATgtttagaaagataaaattgttgAAGATAAACAAATGAGGTTATAATGACAATAGAAGTGATGTATgtcaaactcaaaaaaattaaaattatcaaggTAAATATTCTTgattatcttcttttctttaaataaaaagattaatgaaTTGAATAACTCAAGAAAATCagtaaattatttcaattatccaataaaaaaagatgatcaagactataatttattttattctatttcaatatatgtgtatataaacTCTACATGAGTTGATTgtaaacatataataaaattattgaataatatctTTCTCTtgtattctaattttttttatgaaaaaaacataattagaaaaacaagaaaaagagaagagtatttgtttttataggtagGGTGGAAATTGCTTCCAAACTATTAGATCAATGGAAATATTGTTGTTACTGTACTGAGTTCATGATTCGAGGATGATCCCTTTTAATAAATCTACTCAACATAGGATAACATAAAAGATGGATCGAGTAATACTAATACTGACTGCATGCGACCATTTTACTTACATCAATGTTTTATTGGATATAATAAATCATATGGATAATGTCTTTAATGTTACATAACAAAAGGAGCAAATACAACAAAGacaaatgttttgttttttttttggaaagacaaaaacaaaaacataaattaaatttgttctaaaataattttgaaatgattttacaatatgtttttatcttaattatttttgtctctTATCTCTCGTGACAATAACTCAACGCtattatatatgatataatgattaattatatttttatgtttggttttgagtttttcaaaattgtaaTATAATAGATTATAATTGTGGTGATTCATTATGTTAcgccattatatatatatataaagtaatgaACTGTTAAATGATTAAGAGAAATCATGCatggatttaattataaaagtttttttttatcataagattaaattgtaatttttataaaatacagggaccagaaaattttaaaataagggccaatttgtaaataaaaatatgttatagggattgaataattatttttgaaaattgcaAGTACTAAAATGAAACTTTATCGAAACCTCCATCACATTattatatagaaaagaaaaattttgtCCATATTACGACAATTATCCGCTATAGTTTAAAAGTTACTATTTACAATTAATTACCTTGCTgagttaaattaatataaatgctGGCAGTCCTCAGTACACTTTCTAAATCTAATCGACGACGTCTAAATTACCCTTGTTACATGCAGATGGCAAATTTAGCcacacatttaatttaattagcttGAGTTTGGCATATACAGGCACTGCCAGTCATATAGTCGTAGCATTTTATAGTTTACGCAGGAAGAAGAATGGAAGAGACGATCCGGGGcaatccctaaaaaaaaaagaagaagaagggaggaGAATCTGATCACCTAGAAAACCCATAGAgggtatatatatttattaaagatGGGGAGCAAAATCAACGAAGGGGAATTAAAAATAGCCCTTGGTTGAGAAGCATGAAACAGGTTTGGATCAACCCAAGAAAACCTTGTAAGGTAGCAAAAAGGGTTGGTCCACCGAGCATAATCTGATAAAAATATGTCCTACAACGTCTGAAACCTGATGTGGGCACTGGAAATATTGTCATTCCAGATCAAAATACTAGTGGGGTTTGGAAAGGCATAGAGAGGGacacaaaaagaaaaccctaagagTTTTAAGGGCTAGTTTAGAAGAGATGGGGACGAAGTTGATAGATATAGCCAGGCCCATGACCCCATTGAAGGTAAGCAAGCTTGGCAATGATCATTTTTTCAACTTGAGATCATCCATGTCCCTTGTAATCGATGCAATGCAGCTTGAACTCCTTGCAAACCCGACCATCTTTTGAGCACCTTTAGGACCAAAGGATTTGGCCCTTAATGTGCTTTTCTTCAACATCTCCCTCATGGCCTCAGCTTGAGACAAAACTGGATACGCCCGGACAAACTTGTTGAACGTCGTACAAGCACTCATGTGTGCATTCAAAGCCTCCTCCTTGTGGCCTCCATTTTTCTCCATCTCTTCTTTCACTGCTTCTGTACACAACCCGCATATCCACTTCCCTAGAAACTTGTTCCGAACGCGATCAATATACTCAGGGGTGCACTCTTCACTCATGCCGCAACACTCACATCTTGCATCTTCAACCTCGGATATTGGTGGGAGATTGATATCAATTACTTCTTTGGTTAGTTCAAAAGAAATATCGGATTTTGTTCGATGAAGATTGTCTTTTGAGAGCCTTGGTGGCTCGGGGAAGGCATTTTTCCTGGTGTAAGCGCTAGCAATAGCCTCCCCATGTGGTGCCATATTATGGTACGTGCCTCCTACAGATGTAAAACAACAAATCCCTAATGATGAGATGAGAAGTTAATTTGGTTCAAAGCTTCGCAAAAACAACTGAAGAAAAGGAACTTCAAATAGGGTTAGAGTGATTGATAATGACGAAACCTATCTAgacataaaagaagaaattggaagatTATGATCTCTGCGGTGGTATCTATATCGTTCAAGTACAGGCACCGTATTTATAATGGTTCACCTCTTTTCTTAGGAATCTCAACAGTGAGTTTATGTGGTTCTTGAAGATTCACATGTCAATTATCATAATCGTGAGTTTATGCTAGATTTTCTCAAGAAAGTATAGAAAGAAAAGACGGTTCACGGCTATATGTGAGGAGCATCATTGTCATTTCATGGGAAAATGAGGATGTTTTGTACTTTCAACTGTCTTtgcctttcatttttttggtaGATTAGGCAGGAGACGTGGGGCTGTTCCTCCACCATTGCTTTCTACGATTGGCTTAAGACGTAGCTGGTGTCAATTTGAGGTATTACATGCAAATACGTGGCACTTTGTAGTATCTTCAAGCTGGTTGAGGGTCCATAGTTGAACcaataaaattacatattatATACTCTAATTATTAGGTCGAACGTCGTTCTATGTAATAAACAACTACCTTGAAGTTCtgctttgatttgtttttttagttaatgaagTGGGTTTTAATTTGTCATGTGATGATGTTAGAAACCTCCTTTAATTCTTCATTCAAAATAGTGATTCTGGGAACTAAAAAGATTAGAAAAtgctaaataaaaattgattgttCACATGTGGGTATATTCCAGCCACAGATTTATCTTGTCTTTTAATGCAGATGCTGCTGACAGAAACACGAAGAAAAGAGACTCCTGCTTCTACATTACAGCGCATGCATCAACCCGCTGATCTTACAACCAACCAATGATTTCAccagcatatatatatacacacataaaTGAACCACTTTTTTGAGAGGTAGTGAAGTTTACGCATGGCAAGAAAGTTAGTGATGACAAAATATAAAGTCTTTACAAGTTCACAGTTGAAAGAGAGAGACAGTAAGGCTTTAAAAGTGAGGGTTTTGTAAGTGGGCTGCTACTTTATCTTCTTAAACAATAACTTTACATGCTGATAGACAGTGATAAGTTGATGGATATGCATGACATTGGCACCTCGTGGTTTGATTCTTATCTGTGTGGATGTTATTtctcaaaacaataaataaaaataagatggaTGGGCCAGTTAATGatcaataaaattgaagttattAATTAAGAGATTTTAGTGGCTTGGTATTTGCTAAAACTTGAGATGTACCGGTCATGTGATTATAACGTGGGAGCGATGAATAATGATGGAGTttattataagataaaaaatattataattacagGAAGACAcctataatatgtatttttttatttatccatgTCCCACATGTTAAAAAGTTATTGTAATTCtcaatataattgaataaaaccaataaaatagaaaaactattatcttcaaatgaaaaaaaaactaaaaaagcatAATAATATAGAATAGGAAAATGAATATaggaaaaagtaaaattaacctaggaaaatattttataacagtttttttttaggtgGGAAAGAATTCATTCTTGAGTTCTAACCTTAGTAAGAAATCATAATCAACCACGAATATCCTTTAATGTGTGGTCTACATATAATATCTTTGTGTGGGCCATTCAATTGTGAATTCAATACCaagatttttaataacaataattgatGTGAACGAAAACAACATGTTAGTTTTCAAACGTATCTCTCCCAAGGGGAGACGTTCTCATCCTCTCCTTCATGAGCACACCCTGATTTGCGACCTGACCATGGTTATTCAACAACACACATCAACTATCATGAATCATTAAGTTTTGACACATGTTTTTTATGACCTCTTACTATGATGATTTAACAATACATaagaaaaactacaaagaatttttgggttttgataCCAGCTAACGTGGTtaggagaaaaagagaaagagatttattacaagtcaaaacctataaaaaccagaaacatcataattataaataaattcctaacatatttattaatatgtATTTGTCAAAATTCTATTACAACTTTTCATATAACTGAATAGAAAAACCATTCtcttcaaaccaaaaaaaaaaaacaaaaaacataacaatacataatagaaaaataaatataaagaacaaaatatttattttcttaaaaaaaaaactcctacgTCAAGTTAGAAGCGGCGGAATCAATGAACCAAGATTCAAAAACTGATTTTCATTCGTCAGATGCCAGCGGTAGATATGTAAGCTAGTAAGGTTAAAAGTAAAGTGCTCTGAATCTTTTGTTGCTCATCATTGTGAGAAAGGGAAGAGTCATTTATTGGTTGCCTTTGATTCTATGAGCCCAATGTGTTTGAGGCATGAAAAGCTCGATGTCCTTTTCGGTTGTAATTTCTTTCCAAAgttgaaaaccaaaaacaatttggCCAGACATTTTTAGTAGTTGTTAAAGTTCCTCTTTCTACAATGTGATGTAAACCATCTCATTGCAATGGCGACCCTGAATGTTGGTCGTCCTAATCAGAGGTGGAACTAGAAACTTAGGATCTAAGGTCGATGAATTGCTCAAAAAACTTCAAGAGGATTGACATGCTTCAAAGCATATTGGAATCACCCTGTCCATCAGTGAATAATTATCTCTCTTACTCTGACGCATCCTTGCTAGATCTTGACAGCAAGGAGCCAATCCACTATTATAGAATCATGAAAACGATGCCAAGACAGTCTACGAGGCAATCATCAACTGCACCTTTCACGTTAATGCATGAAATTGACAAACTTGAACACCTTCAGGATCAACTTTGGGAGGAAGCAAATCGAGCTCTGAAAGTTCTACAGAAAGAGGTGGCTTGTCATAGACTAGATAACCAGGATGCAGCTGATTCAACTGCTAAACTGCAAGCAAAAATCAGGGAAATACGCACTATATAAACCAGTTCCAAAAGAAGTTGAAATTGGAAGTGTCGTAGCTCCTAACAAGAGTGTCAGTGATGATCTCAATTTTGAGATTAGGGGTGCCATGGCACCTACAACACAGGATCGCCCTTGATCCTAACCTTTGGGTTAGCCCAATAACAAGAAGGAAGGAAGACCGAGCTCGTGCTTGAACCAGTGGTATCAAGTGGgaatcaatttatatttaagatGTGTTTCTTCACTAAGGAAATCAGAAATGGTTTCATCAATACTTGGCTGATTCTTACAACTTAAAATGTTAGTACGAAGAATTTTGAATTCTGATAATAGCTTCATATAAGAAATTGCATGGCTTGTTTTGTTTTCGGCCTCAAAGGTTGTGACTGGAACATTGACAGTAGTAATTATATCTTGTTATGCCCACAAAGAAATAATACCTGAATAACAAGTCTGAACGTCTTTGTCATCCTGTTGATAGTTTGAGTTCAAACTCCAACTCGAATTGCCTTGCTTGACTAGTCTGAGAGTAAACTCTCTCTCGGTGTTTCCACATAGCAGTAGCAGTTTGATAAGGCCTAAGACTCAAAGCGATGTCGTTGACAGGGTTGGTTATCGAGGAGATTAGTTATCTTCCACTGTGCCTTCTGCTTGTCATCTACAGGTTCGGGACTAGAGCCATCAAGAACGCCGAGCTTATCTTTTTCCCTTTACAAGAACACGGAGATGGGACTCTTAGGAGAAAAATTCTTCCTATCAACCTCGACAGATAAAACCTGATTATTGTGCTCCATGATGcactaattaattgattagtCAATTAAGAAATAAGAACCTCAATAAGTTCTCAAGAGAACAACAGCTGGCGGAAGTTaaacataacaataaatatataacataaatatttaatgAGCAAAAATAATTGTcgatatgaaaacaaaattcacaactttattctttctaaaaataatatcattgaaGTCTATCTCTTTAAGAGATTTACAAAACCTTAAGATTATGATATTTGGGAACCTAATAGTAGTGGCGGAGCCTACGTtagaacaattaaaattatttgattgcttgttttaattattattggtgttaattagaaattaattttatatgtgaaacaaatattttttttccaaaaattcaatttttttatctcataatttttaaaatcagatttaaaaaaaatgtttttcatcacTCGGTTACTGTTCCGGTCAGATCTGGATGGAATTTCCAGATCTAGTCGGAATCCGACCAAGGGTTGGTTGAAAAAATCAtgtctttcaaaaaaatttaaaaaaattctggaTACTGGTTTGGCCAGATCAAGCcgtattttttttaggttcggCCAGAATccacaattgatttttttttttaaaaattaaagttataccTCTACTAGAGGTAGCCTTTGCATCGCTGGTGTGACTGGCCTGTGTTGCGTGCACAGGCCAGATCACTGGAGGTTGAAGAGGTAGCAACAAAGGGTTACTACCTTTGCAATGAACACTAGTTTGACTGACACTACTTGAGATGCAGAACCAGGTAGTAGCCTCGTGTGGCTGCACGCGACAACTGCCATTGTTGTCATTACTAATCGTTGCAACCAGCATGGGAAGCCCAAGCTGGCAGCAACTATAGttgcaagaagaagaagaagaagaagaagaagaagaagaagaaggggtaTTAATTTATGATTCTGCCCTGCAACTTATATCTAACTACTTTTAGATATATTTAGGGctgaaattatgattttagccctttatatataaaataatgattttttttattaaaattgaaacaataaattcaattaattctaGAATTACCTTTTCTAATTGGATTAGGATtgagttaaatttttaaattaaatttttttgagtttggtTATATGCTAATAGGTTCAagatttagttaaaatatttaattaaataatatttagaaaaatagtttttcactTCTTTTTCTAAAGTGAATAGagttttgaaactaaaatatttttatttaattgatcctaaaatagttgaggatattaataagaattctaatatgattaattgttttattaaattttgaaaaatggtttttgaataaaagaatctacaagaaataaaatttattatatttgggaaattatcaaatttgatttgaatttaatatttataagagttagaaatattataaagctaataattagaattgaagcatccaata
It encodes the following:
- the LOC7483543 gene encoding uncharacterized protein LOC7483543 — its product is MAPHGEAIASAYTRKNAFPEPPRLSKDNLHRTKSDISFELTKEVIDINLPPISEVEDARCECCGMSEECTPEYIDRVRNKFLGKWICGLCTEAVKEEMEKNGGHKEEALNAHMSACTTFNKFVRAYPVLSQAEAMREMLKKSTLRAKSFGPKGAQKMVGFARSSSCIASITRDMDDLKLKK